From the genome of Glycine max cultivar Williams 82 chromosome 2, Glycine_max_v4.0, whole genome shotgun sequence, one region includes:
- the LOC100820138 gene encoding thioredoxin H2, which yields MGANLSNMENAHKSSKSSSDHILTFHSTAKWKTHFDASKETNKLMVIDFTATWCGPCKSMDPIIQEYAAKYTNVEFIKIDVDELMGVSQEFQVHAMPTFILIKKGKVVDKVVGAKKEELQKLIEKHLN from the exons ATGGGAGCCAACTTATCCAACATGGAGAATGCTCATAAATCATCAAAGTCATCATCAGACCACATTCTCACCTTCCATTCCACTGCTAAATGGAAGACTCATTTTGATGCTTCCAAAGAAACTAACAAGTTG ATGGTAATCGATTTCACGGCTACATGGTGTGGACCTTGCAAATCCATGGACCCAATTATCCAAGAGTATGCTGCAAAGTACACCAACGTGGAATTCATCAAAATTGATGTGGATGAGTTGATG GGGGTCTCTCAAGAATTCCAGGTGCATGCAATGCCAACATTCATATTGATAAAGAAAGGAAAAGTTGTTGATAAGGTGGTGGGTGCAAAAAAGGAAGAGCTGCAAAAGCTTATAGAGAAGCATCTAAACTGA
- the LOC100817994 gene encoding thioredoxin H2 — translation MGAKFSTFEFVEKSSHSSSLILTFHSTAKWKAHFDVSKETNKLMVIDFTATWCGPCKYMDPIIKNFAAKYTDVEFIKIDVDELMEVAQAFQVQAMPTFILIKKGKVVEKVVGAKKEELQKLIDKHRN, via the exons ATGGGAGCCAAGTtttccacttttgagtttgttGAAAAATCATCACATTCATCATCCCTGATCCTCACCTTCCATTCCACTGCTAAATGGAAGGCTCACTTTGATGTCTCCAAAGAAACAAACAAGCTG ATGGTTATCGACTTCACCGCTACGTGGTGTGGACCTTGCAAATACATGGACCCAATTATCAAAAATTTTGCTGCAAAATACACAGACGTGGAGTTCATTAAGATTGATGTGGATGAGCTAATG GAGGTGGCCCAGGCTTTCCAGGTGCAAGCAATGCCAAcatttatactaattaaaaaagggAAAGTAGTGGAAAAGGTGGTGGGAGCCAAAAAGGAGGAGCTGCAGAAACTGATTGATAAACACAGGAATTGA